Proteins co-encoded in one Kutzneria chonburiensis genomic window:
- a CDS encoding uridine kinase family protein: MPSASVHPRVVLLAGPSGSGKSTLAAHLGWPVLRLDDFYREGTDPLLPRDDAGRVDWDHENSWHADAALAAIVELASTGQVSAPVYSFGEDRRTGCHDIALGDSPVFLAEGLFADRLVQGCRDAGVLADAIVLAPSAAKTFVRRFVRDVTEARKPLHVLIRRGLRLWREQPAVVRRCLNAGMRRTTPDRAAAELAAWTTETASAA, translated from the coding sequence GTGCCGTCAGCTTCCGTTCATCCGCGCGTCGTGCTGCTGGCCGGGCCCTCGGGCTCGGGCAAGTCCACCCTCGCCGCCCACCTGGGCTGGCCCGTGCTGCGTCTGGACGACTTCTACCGTGAAGGCACGGATCCGCTGCTCCCGCGCGACGATGCCGGCCGGGTCGACTGGGACCACGAGAACTCCTGGCATGCCGACGCCGCGCTGGCCGCGATCGTCGAGCTGGCCTCGACGGGCCAGGTGTCCGCGCCGGTCTACTCCTTCGGCGAGGACCGCCGCACCGGCTGCCACGACATCGCGCTGGGTGACTCCCCGGTGTTCCTGGCCGAAGGCCTGTTCGCCGATCGGCTGGTCCAGGGCTGCCGCGACGCCGGTGTGCTGGCCGACGCCATCGTGCTGGCCCCGTCGGCGGCGAAGACCTTCGTGCGCCGCTTCGTCCGCGACGTCACCGAGGCCCGCAAACCGCTGCACGTGCTGATCCGCCGCGGCCTGCGGCTGTGGCGCGAGCAGCCGGCGGTCGTACGCCGCTGCCTGAACGCCGGCATGCGCCGCACCACCCCCGACCGCGCCGCCGCCGAACTGGCCGCCTGGACCACCGAGACGGCCTCGGCCGCCTGA
- a CDS encoding replication-associated recombination protein A: MSDQLYDGGLFGADVEERSKAQVAANAPLAVRMRPRSLDEVVGQGHLLGAGAPLRRLVEGAAPASVMLYGPPGTGKTTLATLVSQATGRRFVALSALSAGVKEVREVINEARRRLGRTGEATVLFIDEVHRFSKTQQDALLGAVEDRIVLLVAATTENPFFSVVSPLLSRSLVLQLKSLTDDDVREVVRRAVTDERGLGGSPTLSPEAEDHLVRLAGGDARRALTALEAAAESASSTGAAVIDLATLEATVDKAAVRYDRDGDQHYDVISAFIKSIRGSDVDATLHYLARMIEAGEDPRFIARRLVVHASEDVGMADPTAIQVCVAAAQAVQLIGMPEARINLAQAAIHLATAPKSNSVVVAIDAALSDVRRGSAGTVPPHLRDGHYAGAKKLGNAQGYRYPHDVPEGVVTQQYPPDDLVGTDYYNPTSRGNERALSERVPKLRKVIRGQE; encoded by the coding sequence ATGAGCGACCAGTTGTACGACGGCGGGCTGTTCGGGGCCGACGTCGAGGAGCGGAGCAAGGCCCAGGTGGCGGCCAACGCCCCGCTGGCGGTGCGGATGCGTCCCCGGTCGCTGGACGAGGTCGTCGGCCAGGGGCACCTGCTCGGTGCCGGCGCGCCGCTGCGCCGGCTGGTCGAGGGCGCCGCGCCCGCCTCCGTGATGCTGTACGGCCCGCCCGGCACCGGCAAGACCACCCTGGCCACCCTCGTCTCGCAGGCCACCGGCCGCCGGTTCGTCGCCCTGTCCGCGCTGTCCGCGGGCGTCAAGGAGGTGCGCGAGGTCATCAACGAGGCGCGCCGCCGGCTCGGCCGGACCGGCGAGGCCACGGTGCTGTTCATCGACGAAGTCCACCGTTTCTCCAAGACCCAGCAGGACGCCCTGTTGGGGGCCGTCGAGGACCGGATCGTGCTGCTGGTCGCCGCCACCACCGAGAACCCGTTCTTCTCGGTCGTGTCGCCGCTGCTGTCGCGTTCCCTTGTGCTGCAACTGAAATCCCTCACCGACGACGACGTCCGCGAGGTCGTCCGCCGGGCCGTCACCGACGAGCGAGGCCTCGGCGGCTCGCCCACCTTGTCGCCCGAGGCCGAGGACCACCTCGTCCGCCTCGCCGGCGGCGACGCCCGCCGTGCGCTGACCGCGTTGGAGGCCGCCGCCGAGTCGGCTTCTTCTACCGGCGCCGCCGTCATCGACCTGGCCACGCTCGAGGCCACCGTCGACAAGGCCGCCGTGCGCTACGACCGTGACGGCGACCAGCACTACGACGTGATCAGCGCCTTCATCAAGTCCATCCGCGGTTCCGATGTCGACGCCACCCTGCACTACCTGGCCCGCATGATCGAGGCCGGCGAGGACCCTCGCTTCATCGCCCGTCGGCTCGTCGTGCATGCCAGCGAGGACGTCGGCATGGCCGACCCCACCGCCATCCAGGTCTGCGTCGCCGCCGCGCAGGCCGTGCAGCTCATCGGCATGCCCGAGGCTCGGATCAACCTTGCCCAGGCCGCCATCCACCTCGCCACTGCCCCCAAGTCCAACTCCGTCGTCGTCGCCATCGACGCCGCCCTCTCCGACGTTCGCCGTGGGTCCGCCGGCACAGTTCCCCCTCATCTCCGCGACGGCCACTACGCCGGCGCCAAGAAGCTCGGCAACGCCCAGGGCTACCGCTATCCCCACGACGTTCCCGAGGGCGTCGTCACGCAGCAGTACCCGCCCGACGATCTGGTGGGGACGGACTACTACAACCCGACTTCCCGGGGGAACGAGCGAGCCTTGTCCGAGCGCGTTCCCAAGCTGCGCAAGGTGATCCGCGGCCAGGAGTGA